ATAACAATGCAGAGAAGTCTTCCTGCTTGGAACAAAATAAGTGCACAACTTGAGTATCATGCATGTGGCAGACTAAACAAGTTATAAAGAGAAAAGGTGCACTAAACAGCTTATAGGAAAAACTGAAAGCAGAGAAAGAACCCGCTACCTGAAAGTGAGAACTGTTCAAACAATGAGCAACCTGGCGAAAGAGGGGAACCATGCACCGCTGGAATTCAGATGGCTGAGTTACTTCCAACACTTCTTCCAATTCACTTAGGAACAATACTTCCTTTGAACTATTAGTGATCGGCCAGTACTTCAGTAAACCCCTAATGACAGTATCAGCAAGCTTGCAATCTTTCTCTACAAACTGCATAATGCAGTAAGATAACTGCTGATGGTACATAGCTAAAGATTTTGGCTTATGCAGGGGAATTAGAGCCCGAACGAGGAACAATTTATGCTCTTCTTTCAGTGGTAGAGCAAATCCATTTATAATACTGCCCAAAATTTCTAGGAGTTCAGAAATCCCATTATGCTTCTCAGTCTCAAAGATGAAACGATAAAAGATGTTGTTGATGGCCTTCCTAATGAATGGGCGATGCACCATAAATTTTCCATAAACTCGGTGCAGTATTGTTTTCAAATACTCTCTTTCTCTAGGATCTTCAGAGTCAAAAAGATCCAGCAACTTGAGAATGAACGAGTGATCAATATATCTTTTAGCTAATTTTGCATCTGTCTCAGGTGATGCGACAAACCTTAACAATAACTCGTGCACTACTTGCAAATGAGGCCATGCAGGATCCATTGAAGGTTCCTCCTCTTCCAAATCAAAGCCATCTGCAACTTTATTCTCACGAGGCTGTGGGGTAAACGCCCTAAACAAATTTGCAGACACCATTTTTACAAGCTCTTGCATAAGAGCTTCTGAAAATTTACCGTTTGCTTTAGTCACATAATCCACTAGCTCTAATAGTGTCTGCCGCTTGATCTCCTTTTCTTTCAGGTGCTTTGTTGGGTCGGTAAAGTCAAATACAACACAGCACAAACTCACCTTTTTAATAAATAAGCTTTGCTTCTCCGCATTTGGAACATCTCTAAATCCAGGCAATGCTTCATAAGAAGAAGAGAGCACGAAACCATTCGGCTTCAAATTTGCACCCCTCACATTCTTGTTGCTGTAACTTTTCACCGCGTCTGGAACAGAATTTCCGGGTGGGAGAGATGTAGTCAAATTCCCAGACTTACTGGTCCCCAAATCACTGCTTCTTGAATTGGTGGGAGCATTCGAATACAATGTATCACGATTCTCAGCATTCTTAGAAGAAGACTTCCGGGGAAGCTTATTAAGTATCTGTCTCAACATAGttcatacaaacaaacaaaactccACCCTATGCACACCGATATCTAAGGTTCCAAAAGCTTTTTGCAAAACCACTCCCGGCCGACTGAATCACACAGCTTTCGTGAACAATTATAATCTTAGGCTACCCAGAAGCTTATTCTATGCCTGTATTTCTGAAAACAATGCACTAAAGGGGGCCAAGAACCCCCCTTTTCATCCGAAAACTAAAACCCGACTCGCTTATCTAACACAAAAGATCACACCAAGCCCTTATTTTCCCAATCTCAATCACCCAACAAACAAACTCCCCTTTAGCTTTCTGCCCTTgttaggaaaaataaaaacaccccacaaaaattcaaactttctgctaaaaatccaaaacccagaTGCCAAAATCCActctaaactaaaaaaaaatcagcatAAACTTTCCAGATTCAATTCACGAATCCCAACTCCCTGCCCTGTTCATCCAAATCAAAAGaggaaaaacacaaaaatcagaGTGTGCAATCACCACATTATTTCCCAATGctcaaaaaacaaattgaatagctacaaatttaaaggaaaaaaaaaagagcaaaagCACATGCAAACAGGAAGAATAACAATTACCCAGATGAGAAGAACGAAGAATTTCAGGGTTGGGTGACAATACTAACGAGTTTACCAAGGGAGGGACTCGGCCTTCGTTATTATCCACCTTCATTCTCGTTGTAGTTTGTTGACTAtagaaatcaaataaataattgttgaggttttattattacttttcCGCTGCTGGTTTGATTGACTCAGTTTATATTCATctttgcctctctctctctctctccctccctctctctctctctgtggctTTTTCTTCGACTCCTTTCTGGGCTTCTTTAGAAAGTCGAGTCAAAACCAAAATACACGAGCCGCATATTTAATACGCATCCATTCCATACCGTACCGggtctttttctttctgaaattAGGATATTGTTTTGGGTCGTTTTATTAAAAGTATCTAGTCTAATAAGTGAAACCAGAAATCAAATCATTTATCGATCtagtagtatttttcttcatttatcaATAAAATACATTAGATTAGAATTTCGTGCATATCGAATTCAATATTAAATTAGATttcttttaatgtaaaattaGTCTCTTACCACACGCGTACGTATGTGGCAATtgattcttttgatttttcatttgaaaaagccaaaaacaaaaaaataaagtaatatttttaaaaatagatAAAGTTAGTTACAGGagtgagtttttttttgtgaatttctattttatttgaatatttaatGGGAAAGAGCAATTTTGAAATTATGAATGTTTCACCATTTTAACttttctctttatatatatagatatattattgtacttaaaaaatttaaaaaaaaaaagaaaaaaaagagcggTAGTTgattcaattcttttttttttttttttttccttattccTTAGTATGGGTTTTAAccttgtgtttttctttttaaacaatCGATAGTGTATAAACTAAGGAAAGATGATAGACTTAACCTCATAATAAACTAGTAAGAATGTAATTTAAATTCGTCTTCAATGAAAATCGAAcctttaaaagtaaaaaaaatagtattaaaTCATAGCACTAAATGACAGTACGTGTTTTAACCTTAGAATCCCTAATCCAAGAAAGGGATGTTGCTTCCTAATTTCGCTGTGCGGGTCAGAACGAGCCACTCTAGCCGTCCAAAGTCCTACTTTATGACGAACTAGTCTCCCCAACACTATAGAATTCTTTataatggaaaaagaaaaaagtaccAAGAAATAATTGTCACATAGTTGTACTTCATCTATctcaagagagagaaaaagagcaGCGGAAAGAGTTTTTTCAAACATGACAAGAATACGAAGCGGTATGACATATGTATAAGTAAGGGAAAGTAATTTTTCAATGTACCAAAACATAGACGGCAGCCATGTGTTGTTATACAAGTagaaaaatttttttttttttttcaaatttttctttacttgtataatgacatacAACATTTTGTCCGTGTTCCGACACCCAGGCCGGGAGTGGGGAGGAAATATTCAATCTTCAACTCAGAGTGCTACACCAAGTCAACCGTCAAGCACGAGGTGTTCTTCTGGATTAGTCAGACATGGCAAGTTGTGATTAAATTCTAATAAtgcccataattttttttcattttaaaatactaaatactaaattattgattaatttgaaTGCAATAGCATGCAAATAAGTTTTTAGTTATGAACAGGAAGGGGTCGTGGCTTAAGCAACAAGTCTTATATGTTAAAGAGAGACGAATAATTACAAGAACGACAGTTGCTGGCTTTTCTGGAGCGACCAAAATTGCAATGCTCTAAACTTAAGCAACCTACAACCGCAAGTCTAGCCCTAACCTCAACAGAAGAACTCGTCGTGACAAAGATTGACGTAAACACAAGAGGTGATTATCATCTTGAGTACAAACGAGATACTGAATAATGTTACCGGAAACCAAAACCGCAAGATGATATTGCCATATCGGAGAATAGGGTAGGCAAGTTCCGTCTGCATTCACAATCGGTATTGTGACTTGCTGTCGATAAAAGCTTGAATTGATGGTTCTCTCCCAAGAAAGCCAGTTAACACTTCAATGGGTTCCCTTGATCCTCCTGGGGCCAGCACCTGCAATGACAATAATAACGAAATAAACAGAACGGGATTAGACTACTCCGCTCTTAATTAAGAGATTTTGAGGGAGATGAACGAGTATGAGGAGATGGagaatttaaatcaaaattggCAACACTTCTCTCTCTATCGAGCAACTTCTTTACCTTGTTTCTGAACTGCATGCCAACATACTGGTTCAGATAACTCTCATGAAACTTCGAAGCAAATATATCAGCCGCAAAAACCTACAAGAAACATTTGAGGCATCAGCGCTGGTTGTTGCAGAATCACGGATGATAAGGATGAAATTCTTCAAACGTAACCATTGAATTGGGCAATACAACCACAATTGACAATTGTTACTACAAACTTGGGAAACGAAGTAACAAGGATATGTTGCTTGACTATTTTCAATAATGGATGGGTGACAAACCTCACTCCAAATACGGCTGTAACAAGCAGCTTCGTGACCAATGGCGCTAGATGGAAAACGTGAAGCGGGACTGACATCTTCTAACATTGGCAACCCTAACATGATCTGATGAAAGAGTCAATAATACCCCGAAATGCAACTTCACAAAGAAATTACTGGAAACAACTACATACCCTTGGATGAAGATGCTTGAACAACTCAACCATGTCAACGTTTTCAGTAGAATGTATAATTTGATCAAAAAGACCTGAAAATATAACGACTTTAAGTTtacataaaaaattgaaatatctGCTTTACCAAAAACAAACGATAATTCGACATTTCAggatttttttatacaaacttTTTCAAGAGATCCAAATCAACACCAAaccaataaaaatacaaaaggtTCTACCAGCAAATGCTTTCCAAGGACAAAAGCTGtcgaacaattttttttttcctaagaaACAAACACACCTTAAAAACGATTCTTTGAATAATTAATGAGGTGCAGCTTCTATAGTTAGAGTACTTACAATAGAGAATTTCTTGCTTCATTTTAAGCGCAGAAAAGGAATATCTCCATCTTTTAATGGATTTGCACATTTCGTCGTTGATAGGCTTTGTTATATCCTACATGTAAATTCAAGGTATATGATACATCAGGCAATTTAACTCATTCAATATAGCTGAAAAAACATGAGAGGCTCCCTTTGGGAAGGGGAGAGAGCACATTGATTTCCAAAGCATTTATCACtttaatttaaaacaaaaatattaataaaacatGTGTTACCTGATGGAAACCAGATATCAACTTCAAAGTGAAGCTTTCGTAACACCTGAAAATTACACAATTAAGAAGCATTAATTTGGGCCATGCATATTCCTAGAAAAAGGTACAATATGATCCGTTAAATACCAGTTCTCCAGCACCAGAGCAGGAACCTCTACAAAATCTGGATCAAAACCCAGCCCAGAAAATCTGGCAAAGGATGCACGATTGCATATATGTTGGACCTGAAGGTTTATAATTCACAGAAGAACCTGTTATTTATGGACTATAAATAATTGAGCCAAACTCAGAAGAATGATGTTCCAGGCTGAATCGATTTCTATTTTCTACAATCAATTAACTATAGCAGGGGTTCTTTTCAATCAATTAAACATCTTTTCGAGATTCGTCATTTCAAACTTAAGGAACTTAAAGTAAGTTCCAGTATGCCATCATTGAGACATCATTCAATAAAGCTAATTTTGTTCTCAAAACATCTAGGAGACCCGATAACTTATTCATATTCTATTTGACTATTAGATCTTCACAAGTATGCAGGTTGCAAGCTAGTGGCAGTTAAGGGACACCACCCAGGCTTAAGTTAGAGTGGATCCTTGGAAGTAGGTGGACTTTACCACCAGGCATTTCTCGTAACAGCAAAGCCTTTGCACTCAAAGTCCCTATTTCAGCAAAGTTCCTACTCGTAGAGCAACATTGTGGAACGCACTGCCAAAGGCCTTAATCTCTGCATCTTAACAAGGCAGAAACTAGGTATTGAGGAACTTCTCTGTCAGTAATGCACTTCATACCATTCACAAGTAGCCATCTTTCCTATGTCATCACACTACATGTGCATTTCCTGACCTATTTAAAGTCCTTTGAAGGCTGTCAAGGACTTATTAACCGCTTATGAGTTAGTAAATATGGGACCAGTAAAGGATGAAG
This Pyrus communis chromosome 6, drPyrComm1.1, whole genome shotgun sequence DNA region includes the following protein-coding sequences:
- the LOC137737018 gene encoding serine/threonine protein phosphatase 2A 57 kDa regulatory subunit B' theta isoform-like, yielding MLRQILNKLPRKSSSKNAENRDTLYSNAPTNSRSSDLGTSKSGNLTTSLPPGNSVPDAVKSYSNKNVRGANLKPNGFVLSSSYEALPGFRDVPNAEKQSLFIKKVSLCCVVFDFTDPTKHLKEKEIKRQTLLELVDYVTKANGKFSEALMQELVKMVSANLFRAFTPQPRENKVADGFDLEEEEPSMDPAWPHLQVVHELLLRFVASPETDAKLAKRYIDHSFILKLLDLFDSEDPREREYLKTILHRVYGKFMVHRPFIRKAINNIFYRFIFETEKHNGISELLEILGSIINGFALPLKEEHKLFLVRALIPLHKPKSLAMYHQQLSYCIMQFVEKDCKLADTVIRGLLKYWPITNSSKEVLFLSELEEVLEVTQPSEFQRCMVPLFRQVAHCLNSSHFQVAERALFLWNNDHIENLIRQNRKVILPIILPALEKNAENHWNQAVHSLTLNVRKIFNELDPELFKECLLQFQEDESKEGEVAARRESTWKRLEEVAAKKAASNEPVLVFGKAPPSTTSL